In Atopobium sp. oral taxon 416, the genomic stretch TTAGCCCATTCCCTATCAGATCTCTTCATCCCTAGATGTAAGAAATCTCACGTGCTAACTAGCCCTTGTATTCTTTGATCGCCTTCAGAAGCTTCTCATATTGTTGCTTCTGTCCAACACCAGTCAGAAATGCAATTCCGTCGATAATAGGAAGGTCGTACTTCTTCTCATCACGAACGATTGTGATATACGCAGCTGCATCCTTGAGATAGCGGCCGACGCTCTTCAGGTCGACGGCCTCAACATGGGCATCAATCTTGTCCTTATCGAGCATACGATTGACCTTGGATGCCACAGTCTGCGACGTAGCAACACCACTACCACACGCAACGATAACTTTTACTGACATGACTTCCCCCTTGTCCTATGCAGTCAACTCTTGGCTGACCTCTCCGGCTCTCGCATGCACAACTCAGTCGTGCGTCCACTCCATCTTTATGAATGCGTTATAGAACTCGTCGACAGTCTTGGCCTCGAAGAGAGGATTCACCCACTCTGGCTTCTGGAAATTGTGCATAAGAATCTGGAGCAGCTCTATATGCTCACCAGGATCTTTAAAGCCCAACATGACAACAAGCTTCACATCAAACCTGTTCTCAGGATCGGACATATCTCCCCAGGGAACGGTGTGCAAAAGACGAACGGGAGCAATAAACGGCTTAATAATTGCCTTGGCCATGGTATGCGGAATGGCAATTGGATACGGGTCAACTGGAAGCGCGGTCGGATACTCCGCCTCGCGTTCCTTAATTGTGGGAAGGTATTTTTCATTCACATAGCCCCTCTCGAGGAACCTTGCTCCCATGATGTCGAAGAC encodes the following:
- a CDS encoding PTS sugar transporter subunit IIB produces the protein MSVKVIVACGSGVATSQTVASKVNRMLDKDKIDAHVEAVDLKSVGRYLKDAAAYITIVRDEKKYDLPIIDGIAFLTGVGQKQQYEKLLKAIKEYKG
- a CDS encoding PTS sugar transporter subunit IIA: MLGKEIIMRELAEIDLDVDNYEQVFDIMGARFLERGYVNEKYLPTIKEREAEYPTALPVDPYPIAIPHTMAKAIIKPFIAPVRLLHTVPWGDMSDPENRFDVKLVVMLGFKDPGEHIELLQILMHNFQKPEWVNPLFEAKTVDEFYNAFIKMEWTHD